One part of the Eulemur rufifrons isolate Redbay chromosome 16, OSU_ERuf_1, whole genome shotgun sequence genome encodes these proteins:
- the LOC138396302 gene encoding NKG2-A/NKG2-B type II integral membrane protein-like: protein MDNQRVIYSEMNLPKNPKRQQMKSKDTKSSILETEQEITYAELNLQNAAKDLRGDDKSYRCKDLLLPPEKLIAGILGIICLVLMSVVIKPVIPFTQKHNDSSQTVKAQKACNCSHCPEEWFTYSANCYYISKEWKTWDESVTACASNNSNLLYIDNEEEMKFLGSLSKQAWIGVLRNSSHHPWVSINGSTFKPKIEETIHGKHHCAALDSLSLQSSGCGSNKTYICKHEL, encoded by the exons ATGGATAACCAAAGAGTAATCTACTCTGAAATGAATCTGCCCAAAAACCCAAAGAGGCAGCAAATGAAATCTAAGGACACTAAAAGCTCCATTTTAGAAACCGAACAGGAAATAACCTATGCTGAATTAAACCTTCAAAATGCTGCTAAGGATCTTCGAGGGGATGACAAATCTTACCGCTGCAAAG ATTTACTATTACCTCCAGAGAAGCTCATTGCTGGGATCCTGGGAATCATCTGTCTTGTCTTAATGTCGGTGGTAATAAAACCTGTCATTCCCT TCACTCAGAAACACAATGATTCTTCCCAGACAGTAAAAGCTCAGAAAG CATGTAATTGCAGTCATTGTCCAGAGGAGTGGTTCACATATTCCGCCAATTGTTATTACATTAGTAAGGAATGGAAAACTTGGGATGAGAGTGTGACGGCCTGTGCTTCTAACAACTCTAACCTGCTTTACATAGataatgaagaagaaatg aaATTTCTGGGCTCCCTTTCAAAGCAAGCATGGATTGGAGTCCTTCGTAACAGCAGCCATCACCCATGGGTGTCAATAAATGGCTCAACTTTCAAACCTAA AATAGAGGAAACAATACATGGTAAACATCACTGTGCTGCGCTAGACTCACTCAGCCTTCAATCAAGTGGATGTGGAtctaataaaacatatatttgtaaGCATGAGCTTTAG